A single window of Girardinichthys multiradiatus isolate DD_20200921_A chromosome 15, DD_fGirMul_XY1, whole genome shotgun sequence DNA harbors:
- the akap12b gene encoding A-kinase anchor protein 12b isoform X1 — MGAQGSSQRDGKIQEDASASASGGELSAGVKVLQEGTSVLDGKPLEKNGQISSLTSLNGHSEDNALAEVGQPDGVSLAQKEEAPETTETAPVEGTPHVNSEKMDKESPSANDTSAVEDKVAEEKTDDAGEVGFKKIFTIVGLKFTLKKDKSDETDPVTLLTVKDKEEEEVTSAKEPAKAKETSVPEEKTPTDENKAQTEASTPEGDTIKDTDKDESTDAQPEGTAAEAANEEVKEERAEKDAETTPPPKETGMSPFRKLFFVGLFSNLRKKSSIKKTKEEEEKEAAEKEETAKREESAAKEEELKDVSEQVAKEENALSEEESKEENVATEQETKEEKSETPVEGKSEPESKEEAPSTQEEAKSEATPGVTPTEMTTEQNKQKDQAESSSEEKVPAELSAEVELQSSQEKSKPHGSPLKKLFTGAGLKKLSTKRQKTKKESESKLTESGEQVVDPPPSSAESEETAKADSGPSSPEASGEHAVAAEANQHDSSQEVEGEIASDGEKKKDSVIASFRKLVTPKKHAKRSSDSEDECTSDKPAKSATLSSSESTPLAEKSVEEEEKKDDNASGEESKTENNEKLTSSTEETKKKMDTSVSWEALMCMGGPKKRTRKISDSDDEETKAEEEVLVAAAAEEDVMEEGKDKGATAPSQNPENEEIAPAPEPVSTPPVRESPWSTLKRLVMSKNKPKSEEKPDGPADQAQQDTETQKEESTFSLRKLFPGRKKKVIEKQASADQGSGEEDSDTPAVVPLSEYDEQVEAVQETPQEAATVQSKGSVEDRSPSWIPANIEDAEDQHDQLSDIPEEAENAATPKSVDTDVPEDETDDQVTKGPGRTGRRLSSAEVKPITPAPAAATSPVPQGPRQESAEEVIGAIEAQITEIPIQTSVTLQDVPLEKASAKSECYPETESAKTITIAILEPHAHDEAVALCSGLTTNEIADVAVEQPVEPTLEGIGLVGDATNVEMAAEEKSLEPQEAVVSEDPVLQAHVNKVQTLEIEPVADKLFTEVAEVEVATESYEPEIEKVGAVSTENSEVIQATTQNKNSPKTVVASAIPETAVCIQGVEVSEVTLESKEGIMNTQDGTPAVAEENAKIQGAETAVPAVVPSDETAVITDTVVLVAPNENAEPVDAEQTKEEKEVKEEVHEASEIETQSAVIAEAVIKDAVDKVLEDAPQPKTSTATTPTPVQATATTESEIGIASDQVIITDTPVPDICKRPVQKSPQPLCVAMEVIEALPIEVTENIEEDDNEEEKPKKSLKEAVEVQISEDAVIEEEVTEIKENDVEEKDIKNDPEREVKETSEVENKLEAEEEKEEKEVEIHMPTLVVLQSAEEVEEQPVEVETVVMLDGDSSNTSATAETPSRQNKLPELTEEPQESSSAEAAAANQHTEADESQLEQVPSAKCAEVMAQVIEVIEEAVKEIEPVSTEITAAS, encoded by the exons cCTTTGGAAAAAAATGGGCAAATCTCCAGTTTGACCAGTCTGAATGGACACTCGGAAGACAACGCATTAGcagaag ttgGCCAGCCAGATGGTGTGTCCCTGGCTCAGAAGGAAGAGGCTCCAGAGACTACAGAAACCGCCCCGGTTGAAGGGACTCCTCATGTAAACAGCGAGAAAATGGATAAAGAGTCGCCCAGTGCAAATGATACTTCTGCTGTTGAAGACAAGGTAGCAGAGGAAAAGACAGATGATGCAGGAGAGGTCGGCTTCAAGAAGATTTTCACCATAGTGGGCTTGAAATTCACACTCAAGAAGGACAAAAGTGATGAAACGGACCCTGTGACGCTTCTGACGGTAAAAgataaagaggaagaggaggtcaCCTCGGCCAAAGAGCCTGCAAAGGCCAAAGAGACTTCTGTACCTGAAGAGAAAACCCcaactgatgaaaataaagccCAGACAGAAGCATCTACCCCTGAGGGAGATACAATTAAAGATACAGACAAAGATGAATCCACTGATGCTCAGCCTGAAGGCACTGCTGCTGAGGCTGCTAATGAAGAAGTCAAGgaagaaagagctgagaaaGACGCAGAAACCACACCTCCACCCAAGGAGACTGGTATGTCCCCTTTCAGAAAGCTCTTTTTCGTGGGACTCTTCTCAAACTTGAGAAAGAAATCCAGCATCAAGAAGAcaaaagaggaggaagaaaaggaggctgctgaaaaagaagaaacagcTAAAAGGGAAGAATCCGCTGCCAAGGAAGAGGAGTTGAAAGATGTGTCAGAGCAGGTGGCAAAGGAGGAGAATGCTCTGTCAGAGGAGGAAAGCAAAGAGGAGAATGTTGCAACAGAGCAGGAAACTAAAGAAGAGAAATCAGAGACTCCAGTGGAGGGGAAATCTGAGCCTGAGTCCAAGGAAGAAGCACCAAGCACACAAGAGGAGGCAAAATCAGAGGCTACCCCAGGGGTGACTCCTACCGAAATGACTACTgaacagaacaaacaaaaagaccAGGCTGAATCAAGTTCAGAAGAGAAGGTTCCGGCTGAGTTGAGTGCTGAGGTTGAGCTACAGTCGTCACAAGAGAAATCAAAGCCCCATGGAAGCCCCTTGAAGAAGCTCTTCACTGGAGCTGGCCTGAAGAAACTCTCAACTAAGAGACAAAAGACCAAGAAAGAGTCAGAGTCGAAGCTCACCGAGTCTGGTGAGCAAGTGGTAGATCCTCCTCCGTCTTCTGCTGAGTCTGAAGAGACTGCTAAAGCTGACAGCGGGCCCTCATCTCCAGAGGCATCAGGAGAGCATGCTGTTGCTGCAGAGGCAAATCAACACGATTCTAGCCAAGAGGTTGAAGGGGAAATTGCATCTGATGGTGAGAAGAAAAAGGATAGTGTCATTGCCTCCTTTAGAAAACTAGTAACACCCAAGAAGCATGCTAAAAGATCTTCTGATAGTGAAGATGAATGCACAAGTGACAAACCAGCTAAGTCTGCCACACTGTCCTCATCTGAGAGCACTCCACTAGCAGAAAAGAGTGTtgaggaggaagagaaaaaggATGACAATGCCTCTGGAGAAGAGtcgaaaactgaaaacaatgaGAAACTGACCAGTAGCACTGAGGAGACCAAGAAGAAAATGGACACCTCTGTCTCCTGGGAGGCTCTGATGTGTATGGGTGGACCCAAAAAAAGAACAAGGAAGATCTCTGACTCTGATGATGAGGAGACCAAAGCTGAAGAGGAGGTATTAGTAGCTGCTGCAGCAGAAGAAGATGTAATGGAAGAAGGGAAAGACAAGGGTGCCACTGCTCCTTCCCAAAATCCTGAAAACGAAGAAATAGCTCCTGCACCTGAGCCAGTCAGCACCCCTCCTGTAAGAGAGTCCCCCTGGAGCACACTGAAACGCTTGGTTATGTCAAAGAACAAGCCCAAAAGTGAGGAGAAGCCAGATGGGCCTGCTGACCAAGCCCAGCAAGACactgaaacacaaaaagaagagtcCACTTTCTCTTTAAGAAAGCTCTTCCCCGGACGCAAAAAGAAGGTCATAGAAAAACAAGCGTCTGCTGACCAGGGCTCAGGTGAGGAGGACTCTGACACCCCAGCTGTGGTTCCTCTCTCGGAGTATGATGAACAAGTTGAAGCAGTACAGGAAACACCACAAGAAGCAGCTACAGTCCAGAGTAAAGGGTCTGTTGAGGACAGATCACCATCATGGATTCCAGCCAACATTGAAGATGCAGAAGATCAACATGATCAGCTCAGTGATATTCCAGAGGAGGCGGAAAATGCAGCTACGCCTAAATCCGTTGACACTGACGTTCCAGAGGATGAAACTGACGACCAGGTTACTAAAGGTCCAGGCCGCACAGGACGCAGACTGTCCTCTGCTGAGGTGAAGCCTATTACTCCAGCTCCAGCTGCAGCAACCTCCCCCGTTCCACAGGGACCCAGGCAGGAGAGTGCAGAAGAGGTCATTGGTGCAATTGAGGCTCAAATAACTGAAATCCCAATCCAGACATCTGTGACTCTGCAAGATGTTCCGCTGGAAAAAGCTTCTGCAAAGTCCGAGTGTTACCCAGAAACAGAAAGCGCCAAGACCATAACCATTGCTATCCTGGAGCCACATGCACATGATGAGGCGGTGGCTCTTTGTAGCGGTCTCACAACCAATGAGATTGCTGACGTTGCTGTGGAGCAACCTGTGGAGCCTACATTAGAAGGCATAGGCCTTGTTGGTGATGCTACTAACGTTGAGATGGCTGCAGAGGAGAAATCATTAGAACCACAAGAAGCTGTTGTGTCAGAAGATCCTGTCCTCCAGGCTCATGTTAACAAAGTACAAACTCTGGAGATTGAGCCTGTTGCAGATAAATTATTTACTGAGGTGGCAGAAGTTGAAGTTGCCACTGAAAGCTATGAGCCTGAGATTGAGAAGGTTGGAGCTGTTAGCACTGAGAACTCTGAGGTCATTCAGGCCACAACACAAAATAAGAACTCCCCTAAAACTGTTGTGGCCAGCGCCATTCCAGAAACAGCTGTCTGCATCCAGGGTGTAGAAGTCTCTGAGGTAACTCTAGAGTCCAAGGAGGGTATAATGAACACACAAGACGGGACCCCTGCTGTAGctgaagaaaatgccaaaatacaGGGAGCTGAAACTGCTGTCCCTGCTGTTGTGCCAAGTGATGAAACTGCTGTTATCACTGATACAGTGGTTCTTGTTGCTCCAAATGAGAATGCCGAGCCAGTTGATGCTGAACAAActaaagaagagaaagaagtgAAGGAAGAGGTCCATGAGGCCAGTGAGATTGAGACTCAGAGTGCGGTCATTGCAGAAGCTGTCATCAAGGATGCTGTTGATAAAGTTTTAGAAGATGCACCACAACCCAAAACGTCAACTGCAACCACCCCAACACCAGTCCAGGCAACAGCTACAACAGAGAGTGAGATTGGCATTGCATCTGACCAAGTTATCATCACTGACACCCCTGTTCCTGACATCTGTAAGAGACCAGTCCAAAAATCCCCTCAGCCCTTATGTGTTGCCATGGAGGTCATCGAGGCCCTCCCAATAGAGGTCACAGAAAACATTGAAGAGGATGACAATGAGGAGGAGAAACCCAAGAAGAGTTTAAAGGAAGCTGTGGAGGTACAAATAAGTGAAGATGCTGTCATTGAGGAAGAGGTAACAGAGATCAAGGAGAATGATGTTGAGGAGAAAGACATCAAAAATGATCCGGAGAGAGAAGTCAAAGAAACCTCTGAGGTTGAAAACAAGTTGGAGGCTGAGGAGGAGAAAGAAGAGAAGGAGGTTGAGATCCACATGCCAACACTGGTGGTCCTGCAATCAGCTGAAGAGGTTGAAGAGCAGCCCGTGGAAGTAGAAACCGTGGTGATGCTTGACGGCGACAGTTCCAACACCAGCGCAACAGCTGAGACTCCTTCAAGACAAAACAAACTCCCAGAGCTGACAGAAGAGCCTCAGGAGTCTAGTTCTGCTGAGGCTGCTGCTGCCAATCAACACACGGAGGCAGATGAAAGCCAACTGGAGCAAGTA
- the akap12b gene encoding A-kinase anchor protein 12b isoform X2 gives MLGTITLTVGQPDGVSLAQKEEAPETTETAPVEGTPHVNSEKMDKESPSANDTSAVEDKVAEEKTDDAGEVGFKKIFTIVGLKFTLKKDKSDETDPVTLLTVKDKEEEEVTSAKEPAKAKETSVPEEKTPTDENKAQTEASTPEGDTIKDTDKDESTDAQPEGTAAEAANEEVKEERAEKDAETTPPPKETGMSPFRKLFFVGLFSNLRKKSSIKKTKEEEEKEAAEKEETAKREESAAKEEELKDVSEQVAKEENALSEEESKEENVATEQETKEEKSETPVEGKSEPESKEEAPSTQEEAKSEATPGVTPTEMTTEQNKQKDQAESSSEEKVPAELSAEVELQSSQEKSKPHGSPLKKLFTGAGLKKLSTKRQKTKKESESKLTESGEQVVDPPPSSAESEETAKADSGPSSPEASGEHAVAAEANQHDSSQEVEGEIASDGEKKKDSVIASFRKLVTPKKHAKRSSDSEDECTSDKPAKSATLSSSESTPLAEKSVEEEEKKDDNASGEESKTENNEKLTSSTEETKKKMDTSVSWEALMCMGGPKKRTRKISDSDDEETKAEEEVLVAAAAEEDVMEEGKDKGATAPSQNPENEEIAPAPEPVSTPPVRESPWSTLKRLVMSKNKPKSEEKPDGPADQAQQDTETQKEESTFSLRKLFPGRKKKVIEKQASADQGSGEEDSDTPAVVPLSEYDEQVEAVQETPQEAATVQSKGSVEDRSPSWIPANIEDAEDQHDQLSDIPEEAENAATPKSVDTDVPEDETDDQVTKGPGRTGRRLSSAEVKPITPAPAAATSPVPQGPRQESAEEVIGAIEAQITEIPIQTSVTLQDVPLEKASAKSECYPETESAKTITIAILEPHAHDEAVALCSGLTTNEIADVAVEQPVEPTLEGIGLVGDATNVEMAAEEKSLEPQEAVVSEDPVLQAHVNKVQTLEIEPVADKLFTEVAEVEVATESYEPEIEKVGAVSTENSEVIQATTQNKNSPKTVVASAIPETAVCIQGVEVSEVTLESKEGIMNTQDGTPAVAEENAKIQGAETAVPAVVPSDETAVITDTVVLVAPNENAEPVDAEQTKEEKEVKEEVHEASEIETQSAVIAEAVIKDAVDKVLEDAPQPKTSTATTPTPVQATATTESEIGIASDQVIITDTPVPDICKRPVQKSPQPLCVAMEVIEALPIEVTENIEEDDNEEEKPKKSLKEAVEVQISEDAVIEEEVTEIKENDVEEKDIKNDPEREVKETSEVENKLEAEEEKEEKEVEIHMPTLVVLQSAEEVEEQPVEVETVVMLDGDSSNTSATAETPSRQNKLPELTEEPQESSSAEAAAANQHTEADESQLEQVPSAKCAEVMAQVIEVIEEAVKEIEPVSTEITAAS, from the exons ATGCTTGGAACAATTACTTTAACAG ttgGCCAGCCAGATGGTGTGTCCCTGGCTCAGAAGGAAGAGGCTCCAGAGACTACAGAAACCGCCCCGGTTGAAGGGACTCCTCATGTAAACAGCGAGAAAATGGATAAAGAGTCGCCCAGTGCAAATGATACTTCTGCTGTTGAAGACAAGGTAGCAGAGGAAAAGACAGATGATGCAGGAGAGGTCGGCTTCAAGAAGATTTTCACCATAGTGGGCTTGAAATTCACACTCAAGAAGGACAAAAGTGATGAAACGGACCCTGTGACGCTTCTGACGGTAAAAgataaagaggaagaggaggtcaCCTCGGCCAAAGAGCCTGCAAAGGCCAAAGAGACTTCTGTACCTGAAGAGAAAACCCcaactgatgaaaataaagccCAGACAGAAGCATCTACCCCTGAGGGAGATACAATTAAAGATACAGACAAAGATGAATCCACTGATGCTCAGCCTGAAGGCACTGCTGCTGAGGCTGCTAATGAAGAAGTCAAGgaagaaagagctgagaaaGACGCAGAAACCACACCTCCACCCAAGGAGACTGGTATGTCCCCTTTCAGAAAGCTCTTTTTCGTGGGACTCTTCTCAAACTTGAGAAAGAAATCCAGCATCAAGAAGAcaaaagaggaggaagaaaaggaggctgctgaaaaagaagaaacagcTAAAAGGGAAGAATCCGCTGCCAAGGAAGAGGAGTTGAAAGATGTGTCAGAGCAGGTGGCAAAGGAGGAGAATGCTCTGTCAGAGGAGGAAAGCAAAGAGGAGAATGTTGCAACAGAGCAGGAAACTAAAGAAGAGAAATCAGAGACTCCAGTGGAGGGGAAATCTGAGCCTGAGTCCAAGGAAGAAGCACCAAGCACACAAGAGGAGGCAAAATCAGAGGCTACCCCAGGGGTGACTCCTACCGAAATGACTACTgaacagaacaaacaaaaagaccAGGCTGAATCAAGTTCAGAAGAGAAGGTTCCGGCTGAGTTGAGTGCTGAGGTTGAGCTACAGTCGTCACAAGAGAAATCAAAGCCCCATGGAAGCCCCTTGAAGAAGCTCTTCACTGGAGCTGGCCTGAAGAAACTCTCAACTAAGAGACAAAAGACCAAGAAAGAGTCAGAGTCGAAGCTCACCGAGTCTGGTGAGCAAGTGGTAGATCCTCCTCCGTCTTCTGCTGAGTCTGAAGAGACTGCTAAAGCTGACAGCGGGCCCTCATCTCCAGAGGCATCAGGAGAGCATGCTGTTGCTGCAGAGGCAAATCAACACGATTCTAGCCAAGAGGTTGAAGGGGAAATTGCATCTGATGGTGAGAAGAAAAAGGATAGTGTCATTGCCTCCTTTAGAAAACTAGTAACACCCAAGAAGCATGCTAAAAGATCTTCTGATAGTGAAGATGAATGCACAAGTGACAAACCAGCTAAGTCTGCCACACTGTCCTCATCTGAGAGCACTCCACTAGCAGAAAAGAGTGTtgaggaggaagagaaaaaggATGACAATGCCTCTGGAGAAGAGtcgaaaactgaaaacaatgaGAAACTGACCAGTAGCACTGAGGAGACCAAGAAGAAAATGGACACCTCTGTCTCCTGGGAGGCTCTGATGTGTATGGGTGGACCCAAAAAAAGAACAAGGAAGATCTCTGACTCTGATGATGAGGAGACCAAAGCTGAAGAGGAGGTATTAGTAGCTGCTGCAGCAGAAGAAGATGTAATGGAAGAAGGGAAAGACAAGGGTGCCACTGCTCCTTCCCAAAATCCTGAAAACGAAGAAATAGCTCCTGCACCTGAGCCAGTCAGCACCCCTCCTGTAAGAGAGTCCCCCTGGAGCACACTGAAACGCTTGGTTATGTCAAAGAACAAGCCCAAAAGTGAGGAGAAGCCAGATGGGCCTGCTGACCAAGCCCAGCAAGACactgaaacacaaaaagaagagtcCACTTTCTCTTTAAGAAAGCTCTTCCCCGGACGCAAAAAGAAGGTCATAGAAAAACAAGCGTCTGCTGACCAGGGCTCAGGTGAGGAGGACTCTGACACCCCAGCTGTGGTTCCTCTCTCGGAGTATGATGAACAAGTTGAAGCAGTACAGGAAACACCACAAGAAGCAGCTACAGTCCAGAGTAAAGGGTCTGTTGAGGACAGATCACCATCATGGATTCCAGCCAACATTGAAGATGCAGAAGATCAACATGATCAGCTCAGTGATATTCCAGAGGAGGCGGAAAATGCAGCTACGCCTAAATCCGTTGACACTGACGTTCCAGAGGATGAAACTGACGACCAGGTTACTAAAGGTCCAGGCCGCACAGGACGCAGACTGTCCTCTGCTGAGGTGAAGCCTATTACTCCAGCTCCAGCTGCAGCAACCTCCCCCGTTCCACAGGGACCCAGGCAGGAGAGTGCAGAAGAGGTCATTGGTGCAATTGAGGCTCAAATAACTGAAATCCCAATCCAGACATCTGTGACTCTGCAAGATGTTCCGCTGGAAAAAGCTTCTGCAAAGTCCGAGTGTTACCCAGAAACAGAAAGCGCCAAGACCATAACCATTGCTATCCTGGAGCCACATGCACATGATGAGGCGGTGGCTCTTTGTAGCGGTCTCACAACCAATGAGATTGCTGACGTTGCTGTGGAGCAACCTGTGGAGCCTACATTAGAAGGCATAGGCCTTGTTGGTGATGCTACTAACGTTGAGATGGCTGCAGAGGAGAAATCATTAGAACCACAAGAAGCTGTTGTGTCAGAAGATCCTGTCCTCCAGGCTCATGTTAACAAAGTACAAACTCTGGAGATTGAGCCTGTTGCAGATAAATTATTTACTGAGGTGGCAGAAGTTGAAGTTGCCACTGAAAGCTATGAGCCTGAGATTGAGAAGGTTGGAGCTGTTAGCACTGAGAACTCTGAGGTCATTCAGGCCACAACACAAAATAAGAACTCCCCTAAAACTGTTGTGGCCAGCGCCATTCCAGAAACAGCTGTCTGCATCCAGGGTGTAGAAGTCTCTGAGGTAACTCTAGAGTCCAAGGAGGGTATAATGAACACACAAGACGGGACCCCTGCTGTAGctgaagaaaatgccaaaatacaGGGAGCTGAAACTGCTGTCCCTGCTGTTGTGCCAAGTGATGAAACTGCTGTTATCACTGATACAGTGGTTCTTGTTGCTCCAAATGAGAATGCCGAGCCAGTTGATGCTGAACAAActaaagaagagaaagaagtgAAGGAAGAGGTCCATGAGGCCAGTGAGATTGAGACTCAGAGTGCGGTCATTGCAGAAGCTGTCATCAAGGATGCTGTTGATAAAGTTTTAGAAGATGCACCACAACCCAAAACGTCAACTGCAACCACCCCAACACCAGTCCAGGCAACAGCTACAACAGAGAGTGAGATTGGCATTGCATCTGACCAAGTTATCATCACTGACACCCCTGTTCCTGACATCTGTAAGAGACCAGTCCAAAAATCCCCTCAGCCCTTATGTGTTGCCATGGAGGTCATCGAGGCCCTCCCAATAGAGGTCACAGAAAACATTGAAGAGGATGACAATGAGGAGGAGAAACCCAAGAAGAGTTTAAAGGAAGCTGTGGAGGTACAAATAAGTGAAGATGCTGTCATTGAGGAAGAGGTAACAGAGATCAAGGAGAATGATGTTGAGGAGAAAGACATCAAAAATGATCCGGAGAGAGAAGTCAAAGAAACCTCTGAGGTTGAAAACAAGTTGGAGGCTGAGGAGGAGAAAGAAGAGAAGGAGGTTGAGATCCACATGCCAACACTGGTGGTCCTGCAATCAGCTGAAGAGGTTGAAGAGCAGCCCGTGGAAGTAGAAACCGTGGTGATGCTTGACGGCGACAGTTCCAACACCAGCGCAACAGCTGAGACTCCTTCAAGACAAAACAAACTCCCAGAGCTGACAGAAGAGCCTCAGGAGTCTAGTTCTGCTGAGGCTGCTGCTGCCAATCAACACACGGAGGCAGATGAAAGCCAACTGGAGCAAGTA